The following are encoded in a window of Pseudomonas sp. St316 genomic DNA:
- the rluC gene encoding 23S rRNA pseudouridine(955/2504/2580) synthase RluC: MTTTAPSTPGVQLLEVSPEYAGQRIDNFLLARLKGVPKTLIYRILRKGEVRVNKGRIKPEYKLQAGDVVRVPPVRVPERDEPVPLAQGLLQRLEASIIYEDKALIVINKPAGIAVHGGSGLNFGVIEAFRQLRPDTKELELVHRLDRDTSGLLMIAKKRSMLRHLHEQLRGDGIDKRYMALVRGRWETSIKQVRAPLLKSNLRSGERMVEVNEEGKEALTVFKVLRRFDDFATLVEAKPVTGRTHQIRVHTLHAGHCIAGDSKYGDDDFTKEIRDLGGKRLFLHAYMLTVPLPDGGELKLQAPVDDMWAKTVERLSAS; the protein is encoded by the coding sequence ATGACAACTACTGCCCCTTCGACCCCTGGCGTTCAACTGCTCGAGGTCTCGCCGGAATATGCCGGCCAACGAATCGATAATTTCCTGCTGGCCCGGCTCAAAGGCGTGCCCAAGACCTTGATCTACCGCATTTTGCGCAAAGGCGAAGTGCGGGTGAACAAAGGTCGGATCAAGCCCGAGTACAAGCTCCAGGCCGGCGATGTCGTGCGCGTGCCACCGGTTCGCGTGCCTGAACGCGATGAGCCGGTGCCCCTGGCCCAGGGGCTGCTGCAGCGCCTTGAGGCCTCGATTATCTATGAAGACAAGGCCCTGATCGTGATCAACAAGCCCGCGGGCATTGCGGTTCACGGCGGCAGCGGCCTGAATTTCGGTGTGATCGAAGCCTTTCGTCAGTTGCGTCCGGACACCAAGGAACTGGAGCTGGTTCATCGTCTCGACCGCGACACCTCCGGCCTGCTGATGATCGCCAAGAAACGCAGCATGTTGCGCCACCTGCATGAGCAATTGCGCGGTGACGGCATCGACAAACGCTACATGGCGCTGGTGCGTGGCCGCTGGGAAACCTCCATCAAGCAAGTCCGGGCGCCGTTGCTCAAGAGTAACCTGCGCTCTGGCGAGCGCATGGTCGAAGTCAACGAGGAGGGCAAGGAAGCGCTGACGGTGTTCAAGGTGCTGCGCCGTTTCGATGATTTCGCCACCCTGGTCGAGGCCAAGCCGGTGACCGGGCGTACTCACCAGATCCGTGTCCATACCCTGCATGCTGGGCATTGCATTGCCGGTGACAGCAAATACGGCGATGACGATTTCACCAAGGAAATCCGCGATCTGGGCGGCAAGCGCCTGTTTCTCCATGCTTACATGCTGACCGTACCGCTGCCCGATGGTGGCGAGCTGAAATTGCAGGCCCCGGTGGATGACATGTGGGCCAAGACCGTGGAGCGGTTGAGTGCATCCTGA
- a CDS encoding HAD-IA family hydrolase, with protein MHPDYKLLIFDWDGTLANSIGRIVEAMHVASDRMAFARCDDLAVKGIIGLGLPEAIRSLYPEIDDSELVVFRQHYADHYIALDAEPSPLFDGVAGTLEALRTEGYHLAVATGKARRGLDRVLKAHGWEDYFDITRAADETASKPHPLMLEQILTHCNVRPEQALMVGDSSFDLQMARNAGMGSVAVSYGAQTIEALRAFEPRLAIDHFPELHAWLSQRAL; from the coding sequence GTGCATCCTGACTACAAGCTGCTGATCTTCGATTGGGACGGCACTCTGGCCAACTCCATCGGTCGGATCGTGGAGGCGATGCATGTCGCCTCGGACCGCATGGCGTTTGCCCGGTGCGACGACTTGGCGGTGAAAGGCATCATCGGTCTCGGATTGCCGGAAGCCATTCGCAGTTTGTATCCGGAAATTGACGACAGTGAGTTGGTGGTTTTTCGCCAGCATTACGCCGATCACTACATCGCACTGGACGCCGAGCCTTCACCGTTGTTCGATGGCGTGGCGGGTACGCTGGAGGCCCTGCGGACCGAGGGCTATCACCTGGCTGTCGCGACCGGCAAGGCTCGTCGCGGACTGGATCGAGTGCTCAAGGCTCATGGTTGGGAGGATTATTTTGATATCACCCGTGCCGCGGACGAAACCGCCAGCAAGCCGCATCCGTTGATGCTCGAGCAGATCCTGACGCACTGCAACGTGCGGCCGGAGCAGGCGCTGATGGTGGGGGATTCGTCATTCGACCTGCAGATGGCGCGCAACGCCGGCATGGGGTCGGTGGCGGTCAGCTACGGCGCTCAAACGATCGAGGCGCTACGGGCATTCGAGCCGCGACTGGCCATTGATCATTTTCCTGAGCTGCACGCCTGGCTGAGCCAGCGGGCTCTCTAA
- a CDS encoding S49 family peptidase yields the protein MTDEWKAPVKASAEGADDKSWKLLEKTLLASVQEQRRSRRWGIFFKLLTFIYLFGALALFTPLMNMEKSAVAGSAYTALINIEGMIADKEPASADNIVGSLRAAFEDSKVKGVVLRINSPGGSPVQSGYVYDEIVRLRALHPDTKVYAVISDLGASGAYYIASAADQIYADKASLVGSIGVTAAGYGFVGTMEKLGVERRVYTSGEHKSFLDPFQPQKPEETAFWQGVLDTTHRQFIASVKKGRGERLKDKEHPELFSGLVWSGEQALPLGLIDGLGSASSVARDVIGQKDLVDFTIEESPFDRFSKKLGASIAEHLAMWMGFQGPALR from the coding sequence ATGACCGATGAATGGAAAGCACCTGTCAAGGCGAGCGCCGAGGGCGCTGATGACAAAAGCTGGAAGCTGTTGGAGAAAACCCTGCTCGCCAGTGTGCAGGAGCAGCGTCGCTCCCGTCGCTGGGGCATCTTCTTCAAGTTGCTGACCTTTATTTATCTCTTTGGTGCGCTGGCGCTGTTCACGCCGCTGATGAATATGGAGAAAAGCGCTGTCGCCGGTTCGGCGTACACCGCCTTGATCAATATCGAGGGCATGATCGCCGACAAAGAACCTGCCAGCGCCGACAACATTGTCGGTAGCCTGCGGGCCGCCTTCGAGGACTCGAAGGTCAAGGGCGTGGTGCTGCGCATCAACAGTCCCGGTGGTAGCCCGGTGCAATCGGGGTACGTTTACGACGAGATCGTGCGGTTGCGCGCATTGCATCCGGATACCAAGGTGTATGCGGTCATTTCCGATCTCGGTGCTTCCGGTGCCTATTACATTGCCAGTGCGGCGGACCAGATCTATGCCGACAAGGCCAGCCTGGTGGGCTCCATTGGTGTGACAGCGGCCGGTTATGGCTTTGTCGGGACCATGGAGAAGCTGGGCGTGGAGCGTCGGGTGTATACCTCCGGCGAGCATAAATCCTTCCTTGATCCGTTCCAGCCGCAAAAGCCTGAAGAAACTGCTTTTTGGCAGGGCGTGCTCGACACTACCCACAGGCAATTCATTGCCAGCGTCAAGAAGGGCCGGGGCGAGCGCCTGAAGGACAAGGAGCATCCGGAGCTGTTCTCCGGGCTGGTCTGGTCGGGGGAGCAGGCATTGCCGCTGGGCCTGATCGACGGCTTGGGCAGTGCCAGTTCGGTGGCGCGGGATGTGATCGGTCAGAAGGACCTGGTGGACTTCACGATTGAAGAGTCGCCGTTTGATCGCTTCTCGAAAAAGCTGGGGGCAAGCATCGCCGAGCATCTGGCGATGTGGATGGGTTTCCAGGGGCCAGCGTTGCGCTAG
- a CDS encoding nucleoside triphosphate pyrophosphatase: protein MLPLLLASSSVYRRELLARLGLPFVCSSPDIDESHRPGEPAAELVKRLAREKALALADSHPAHLIIGSDQVAVLGERILGKPHTFENAREQLLAASGAKVTFLTGLALLNSQTGACQVDCIAFAVTLRTLDPERVERYLRAEQPYDCAGSFKAEGLGVSLFQGTEGPDATSLIGLPLIRLVDMLLAEGVQVP, encoded by the coding sequence ATGCTGCCTTTATTACTTGCCTCAAGCTCGGTCTATCGCCGGGAATTGCTTGCCCGCCTGGGCCTGCCGTTCGTCTGCAGCTCACCCGACATCGACGAAAGCCATCGCCCCGGCGAGCCCGCCGCAGAACTGGTCAAGCGCCTGGCCCGGGAAAAAGCCCTGGCACTGGCCGACAGCCACCCGGCGCACCTGATCATCGGTTCAGACCAGGTCGCCGTGCTCGGCGAACGCATCCTGGGCAAGCCTCACACCTTCGAGAACGCTCGCGAACAACTGCTGGCCGCCAGCGGCGCCAAGGTCACGTTCCTGACCGGCCTGGCACTGCTCAACAGCCAGACCGGCGCCTGCCAGGTCGACTGCATTGCGTTTGCCGTCACCCTGCGCACCTTGGACCCAGAGCGCGTCGAACGCTACCTACGGGCCGAGCAACCTTACGACTGCGCCGGCAGCTTCAAGGCCGAAGGACTTGGCGTGAGCCTGTTCCAGGGCACCGAAGGGCCGGACGCCACCAGCTTGATCGGCCTGCCGTTGATTCGCCTTGTGGATATGTTGCTGGCCGAGGGCGTGCAGGTTCCCTGA
- a CDS encoding YceD family protein: MLNDPIPPHVDPRKLADRGTTLQGELLLADLKRLCDPLSDDVGTVQAKFVFERDERKSVVIHSFIDTEVKMVCQRCLELVTLPIHSECSYAVVKEGANTQSLPKGYDVLELGEDPLDLQSLIEEELLLALPIVPAHHPEECQQPAGAHEPEPSEDEVTRSNPFSVLAQLKRDPNV, encoded by the coding sequence ATGTTGAATGACCCGATTCCACCTCACGTTGACCCGCGCAAATTGGCTGACCGTGGCACCACCCTTCAAGGTGAACTGCTGCTGGCCGATTTGAAGAGACTCTGCGACCCGCTTTCCGACGATGTCGGTACGGTCCAGGCCAAATTCGTTTTTGAACGAGATGAACGTAAATCTGTGGTTATCCACAGCTTTATCGACACCGAAGTCAAAATGGTTTGCCAGCGTTGTCTTGAGCTGGTCACCCTGCCGATCCACAGCGAATGCAGTTACGCCGTGGTGAAGGAGGGTGCGAATACCCAGTCGTTGCCGAAAGGTTATGACGTGCTGGAACTGGGCGAAGATCCATTGGATCTGCAGTCACTGATCGAGGAGGAGCTTCTGCTCGCCTTGCCCATTGTGCCTGCTCATCATCCGGAAGAATGCCAGCAGCCGGCGGGAGCACATGAGCCCGAACCGAGCGAGGACGAGGTAACGCGGTCCAACCCGTTCAGTGTATTGGCGCAGTTAAAGCGTGACCCAAACGTTTAG
- the rpmF gene encoding 50S ribosomal protein L32 — translation MAVQQNKKSRSARDMRRSHDALEASTLSVEKTTGEVHLRHHVSPEGVYRGRKVIDKGADE, via the coding sequence ATGGCTGTTCAGCAGAACAAAAAATCCCGCTCTGCCCGTGACATGCGTCGTTCGCACGACGCTCTCGAGGCTAGCACCCTGTCCGTAGAAAAAACCACGGGTGAAGTTCACCTGCGTCACCACGTATCGCCAGAAGGCGTATACCGTGGTCGTAAAGTGATCGACAAGGGCGCCGACGAGTAA
- the plsX gene encoding phosphate acyltransferase PlsX produces the protein MSAQVIAIDAMGGDFGPRSIVQASLACLNATPSLHLTLVGQPSLLEDMLSGQSAVDRARLTIAPASEIITMDEKPAQALRSKPDASMRVALELLRDGKVQACVSAGNTGALMALSRYVLKTLPGIDRPAMVAAIPTQRGFCQLLDLGANVDCSAEHLLQFAVMGSVAAQTLGIVRPRVALLNIGTEDIKGNQQVKLAATLLQGARGINYIGFVEGDGLYRGEADVVVCDGFVGNILLKSSEGLATMIGQRIEALFKQSFASRVVGALALPLMRRLQADLAPARHNGASFLGLQGIVIKSHGSAGVQGFQSAINRAVIEVQENLPERLRGRLEDLLT, from the coding sequence TTGTCCGCTCAAGTCATCGCGATTGACGCAATGGGCGGGGACTTCGGTCCCCGCAGCATTGTTCAGGCCAGCCTTGCTTGTCTGAATGCTACACCCTCGCTGCACCTGACCCTCGTCGGTCAACCCTCCCTCCTGGAAGACATGCTCAGCGGCCAATCGGCTGTCGATCGCGCGCGCCTGACGATTGCCCCAGCGTCCGAAATCATCACCATGGACGAAAAGCCCGCCCAGGCCCTGCGCAGCAAGCCTGACGCCTCGATGCGGGTAGCCCTTGAGCTGCTGCGCGATGGCAAGGTCCAGGCATGCGTCAGTGCGGGCAATACCGGTGCGCTGATGGCGCTGTCACGCTACGTGCTCAAGACCTTGCCGGGTATCGACCGACCCGCGATGGTGGCGGCGATCCCGACTCAGCGTGGGTTTTGTCAATTGCTCGATCTGGGGGCCAACGTCGATTGCAGTGCCGAGCATTTGCTGCAATTTGCGGTGATGGGCTCGGTCGCGGCGCAAACCCTGGGTATCGTGCGCCCTCGTGTGGCATTGCTGAACATCGGCACCGAAGACATCAAGGGCAACCAGCAGGTCAAGCTGGCGGCCACGCTGCTGCAGGGCGCGCGCGGCATCAACTACATCGGCTTCGTCGAAGGCGATGGCTTGTACCGTGGCGAGGCCGATGTGGTGGTGTGCGATGGCTTCGTCGGCAATATCTTGCTCAAGTCCAGCGAAGGCCTGGCGACCATGATCGGCCAGCGCATCGAGGCCTTGTTCAAGCAGAGCTTCGCCTCGCGGGTAGTGGGTGCCCTGGCGCTGCCGTTGATGCGTCGGTTGCAGGCCGACCTGGCGCCGGCGCGGCACAACGGTGCGAGTTTTCTCGGGCTGCAGGGAATTGTGATCAAGAGCCACGGTTCGGCGGGCGTGCAGGGTTTTCAGAGTGCGATCAACCGGGCAGTGATCGAGGTCCAGGAAAACCTGCCGGAGCGCTTGCGCGGTCGCCTCGAGGATTTGTTAACTTAG
- the fabD gene encoding ACP S-malonyltransferase, translating to MSASLAFVFPGQGSQSLGMLAELGAQYPLILETFKEASDALGYDLWALTQQGPEERLNQTDKTQPAILTASIALWRLWLAEGGARPAFVAGHSLGEYSALVAAGSLSLGDAVKLVERRGQLMQEAVPAGQGGMAAILGLEDADVLAACAEAAQGDVVSAVNFNSPGQVVIAGAKAAVERAIEGCKARGAKRAMPLPVSVPSHCELMRPAAERFAESIAAIDWQAPQIPVVQNVSANVAPDLETLKRDLLEQLYKPVRWVESVQALAAKGATELVECGPGKVLAGLNKRCAEGVSTSNLNTPDAFVAARAAQA from the coding sequence ATGTCTGCTTCCCTCGCATTCGTCTTTCCAGGACAGGGCTCGCAGTCCCTCGGCATGCTGGCCGAGCTGGGCGCGCAATACCCGCTGATCCTCGAAACATTCAAAGAAGCTTCCGATGCGCTCGGCTATGACCTCTGGGCACTGACCCAGCAAGGGCCGGAAGAGCGCCTCAATCAAACGGATAAAACCCAACCCGCCATCCTGACTGCCTCGATCGCCCTGTGGCGCCTGTGGCTGGCTGAAGGCGGCGCGCGCCCGGCATTCGTCGCCGGCCATAGTCTGGGCGAATACAGCGCCCTCGTAGCCGCTGGCAGCCTGAGCCTGGGCGACGCGGTGAAACTGGTGGAGCGTCGTGGCCAGTTGATGCAGGAAGCGGTTCCGGCCGGGCAGGGCGGCATGGCCGCGATCCTCGGCCTGGAAGACGCCGATGTGCTGGCCGCCTGTGCCGAAGCGGCGCAAGGCGATGTGGTCAGTGCGGTGAACTTCAACTCCCCGGGCCAAGTGGTCATCGCCGGTGCCAAGGCTGCTGTCGAGCGCGCCATCGAGGGCTGCAAGGCTCGTGGTGCCAAGCGCGCCATGCCGCTGCCGGTCAGCGTGCCGTCGCACTGCGAGCTGATGCGTCCGGCTGCCGAGCGCTTTGCCGAATCCATCGCCGCCATCGACTGGCAGGCCCCGCAGATTCCCGTGGTGCAGAACGTCAGCGCCAACGTGGCGCCGGATCTCGAGACCCTCAAGCGTGATCTGCTGGAGCAACTCTACAAGCCGGTTCGCTGGGTCGAATCGGTGCAGGCCCTGGCGGCCAAGGGCGCGACCGAGCTGGTCGAATGCGGCCCAGGCAAAGTGCTGGCAGGCCTGAACAAACGCTGCGCCGAAGGCGTATCGACTTCCAACCTCAACACCCCAGACGCCTTCGTTGCCGCCCGTGCAGCGCAGGCCTGA
- the fabG gene encoding 3-oxoacyl-ACP reductase FabG, giving the protein MSLQGKVALVTGASRGIGQAIALELGRQGAIVIGTATSASGAERIAATLKENDIQGTGLELNVTSDESVAAVLASIQAQFGAPAILVNNAGITRDNLMMRMKDDEWFDVVDTNLNSLYRLSKGVLRGMTKARWGRIISIGSVVGAMGNAGQVNYAAAKAGLEGFSRALAREVGSRSITVNSVAPGFIDTDMTRELPEAQREALLTQIPLGRLGQAQEIASVVAFLASDGAAYVTGATIPVNGGMYMS; this is encoded by the coding sequence ATGAGTCTGCAAGGTAAAGTTGCACTGGTGACCGGTGCAAGCCGTGGCATCGGCCAGGCCATCGCCCTGGAACTGGGCCGTCAAGGCGCCATCGTTATCGGCACCGCGACTTCCGCTTCGGGTGCCGAGCGTATCGCTGCAACCCTGAAGGAAAACGACATTCAAGGCACCGGCCTTGAGCTGAACGTCACCAGCGACGAATCCGTTGCGGCGGTGCTGGCAAGCATTCAGGCGCAGTTCGGTGCGCCGGCGATCCTGGTCAATAATGCCGGTATCACCCGCGATAACCTGATGATGCGCATGAAAGATGACGAATGGTTCGACGTCGTCGACACCAACCTGAACAGTCTGTACCGGCTGTCCAAGGGCGTTTTGCGTGGCATGACCAAGGCTCGCTGGGGTCGAATTATCAGTATCGGTTCGGTTGTGGGTGCCATGGGCAACGCAGGCCAAGTAAACTATGCTGCGGCGAAGGCCGGTCTGGAAGGTTTCAGCCGTGCGCTGGCGCGTGAAGTGGGTTCGCGCTCGATTACGGTAAACTCGGTTGCACCGGGTTTCATCGACACCGACATGACCCGCGAACTGCCAGAAGCACAGCGTGAAGCCTTGTTGACCCAGATTCCGCTGGGTCGTCTGGGGCAAGCTCAAGAAATCGCGTCCGTGGTCGCTTTTCTTGCGTCGGACGGTGCGGCATACGTGACCGGGGCTACAATCCCGGTAAACGGCGGGATGTACATGAGTTAA
- the acpP gene encoding acyl carrier protein has translation MSTIEERVKKIVAEQLGVKEEEVVNTASFVEDLGADSLDTVELVMALEEEFETEIPDEEAEKITTVQAAIDYVTNHQA, from the coding sequence ATGAGCACCATCGAAGAGCGCGTCAAGAAAATCGTTGCCGAGCAACTGGGCGTTAAAGAAGAAGAAGTTGTGAACACCGCTTCCTTCGTTGAAGACCTGGGTGCCGACTCCCTTGACACTGTTGAGCTGGTGATGGCTCTGGAAGAGGAATTCGAGACCGAAATCCCTGACGAAGAAGCTGAGAAGATCACTACTGTACAAGCTGCTATCGACTACGTTACCAACCATCAGGCGTAA
- the fabF gene encoding beta-ketoacyl-ACP synthase II: MSRRRVVVTGMGMLSPLGTDVPSSWQGILAGRSGIGLIEHTDLSAYSTRFGGSVKGFNVEEYLSVKEARKLDLFIQYGLAAGFQAVRNSGLEVTDANRERIGVAMGSGIGGLTNIEETSRTLHESGPRRISPFFVPGSIINMISGFLSIHLGAQGPNYAIATACTTGTHCIGMAARNIMYDEADVMIAGGAEMAACGLGMGGFGASRALSTRNDEPARASRPWDKGRDGFVLSDGAGALVLEELEHAKARGATIYAELIGFGTSGDAYHMTSPPADGAGAARCIANALRDAKLNGEQVQYINAHGTSTPAGDLAEAQAIKTVFGEHAYKLAVSSTKSMTGHLLGAAGAVEAIFSVLAINSQTAPPTINLDEPDEGCDLDFVPHTARSMDIDVVLSNSFGFGGTNGSLVFRRFAG, encoded by the coding sequence GTGTCGCGTAGACGCGTCGTAGTCACCGGTATGGGTATGTTGTCGCCACTGGGCACGGATGTGCCGAGCAGTTGGCAGGGCATTCTGGCTGGCCGCAGTGGCATTGGTCTGATCGAACACACCGACCTTTCTGCCTATTCCACCCGTTTTGGCGGCTCGGTAAAGGGCTTCAATGTCGAGGAATACCTGTCGGTCAAGGAAGCTCGCAAGCTTGACCTGTTCATTCAATACGGCCTGGCAGCCGGTTTCCAGGCTGTGCGTAACTCAGGGCTGGAAGTCACCGACGCCAACCGTGAACGCATCGGCGTGGCCATGGGTTCGGGTATTGGCGGCTTGACCAATATCGAAGAAACCAGCCGCACGCTGCACGAATCGGGGCCGCGACGGATTTCTCCGTTCTTCGTGCCGGGCTCGATCATCAACATGATTTCCGGTTTCCTGTCCATCCACCTGGGTGCCCAGGGACCCAACTACGCCATTGCTACGGCGTGCACCACCGGTACCCACTGCATCGGCATGGCCGCGCGCAACATCATGTACGACGAAGCCGACGTGATGATTGCCGGTGGCGCTGAGATGGCGGCTTGCGGCCTGGGCATGGGTGGCTTTGGCGCTTCCCGTGCGCTGTCGACCCGCAACGACGAGCCCGCCCGCGCGAGCCGGCCATGGGACAAGGGCCGCGATGGCTTCGTGCTGTCCGATGGTGCCGGTGCGCTGGTGCTTGAGGAACTGGAGCACGCCAAGGCGCGCGGCGCGACCATCTATGCCGAGCTGATCGGCTTTGGCACCAGTGGCGATGCGTACCACATGACGTCGCCACCGGCCGATGGCGCCGGTGCTGCCCGTTGCATCGCCAACGCCTTGCGTGATGCGAAACTCAACGGCGAGCAGGTGCAGTACATCAACGCCCATGGCACTTCGACCCCGGCCGGCGATCTGGCCGAAGCCCAGGCCATCAAAACCGTGTTCGGCGAGCACGCGTACAAGCTGGCGGTCAGCTCGACCAAGTCCATGACCGGTCACCTGCTGGGTGCGGCAGGGGCGGTGGAAGCGATCTTCAGCGTCCTGGCGATCAACAGCCAGACAGCGCCACCGACCATCAACCTCGATGAGCCGGACGAAGGTTGCGACCTGGACTTCGTGCCGCACACTGCCCGCAGCATGGACATTGATGTGGTGCTGTCCAATTCCTTCGGCTTTGGCGGGACCAACGGTTCTCTGGTGTTCCGCCGGTTCGCCGGTTGA
- the pabC gene encoding aminodeoxychorismate lyase, translated as MKSWVDGQPADVLSLKDRGLAYGDGLFETLAVHDGRPVLLERHLQRLETGCRRLALNVDMSALSTELNTYARSLGVGVLKLIVTRGDSLRGYAADPSTPARRILQGSPPAAYSLAHAEQGVLLFPCSVRLSEQPLLAGLKHLNRLEQVLARAEWSDGQYAEGLMLDTSGRVIEGVFSNLFLVRDGVLFTADLSRCGVAGVMRAELLFQAKSHGIATQITDISLEELHQADEVFVCNSVYGVWPVLGCGSARWSVGPLTRKLQTLARALLDV; from the coding sequence ATGAAAAGCTGGGTCGACGGTCAGCCGGCCGACGTCCTGTCGCTGAAAGATCGCGGCCTGGCTTACGGCGATGGGTTGTTCGAGACCCTTGCCGTGCACGATGGCAGGCCGGTGTTGCTGGAGCGTCACCTGCAACGCCTGGAAACCGGTTGCCGGCGGTTGGCGCTCAACGTCGACATGAGCGCGTTGAGCACCGAGCTCAATACTTATGCCCGGAGCCTGGGCGTCGGCGTGCTGAAGCTGATCGTGACCCGTGGCGACAGTCTGCGCGGTTATGCCGCAGATCCCTCGACCCCGGCCCGCCGTATCTTGCAAGGGAGCCCACCAGCGGCTTATTCCCTCGCCCATGCCGAACAAGGCGTTCTTCTGTTTCCCTGCAGCGTGCGGTTGTCCGAGCAGCCTTTGCTCGCCGGCCTCAAGCATCTCAATCGCCTGGAACAGGTGCTGGCTCGTGCCGAGTGGAGTGACGGGCAGTACGCCGAAGGCTTGATGCTGGATACGTCCGGGCGGGTGATCGAAGGTGTGTTCAGCAACCTGTTCCTGGTGCGCGATGGCGTGTTGTTCACCGCGGACCTGAGCCGTTGCGGGGTGGCCGGCGTGATGCGCGCAGAATTATTGTTTCAAGCCAAGTCCCACGGCATCGCCACGCAAATCACGGATATCAGTCTCGAAGAGCTGCACCAGGCTGATGAAGTCTTCGTCTGCAACAGCGTTTATGGCGTGTGGCCGGTACTCGGATGCGGTTCGGCGCGCTGGTCGGTTGGCCCGCTCACCCGTAAACTGCAGACCCTTGCCCGTGCGCTATTGGATGTTTGA
- the mltG gene encoding endolytic transglycosylase MltG, whose product MRRKFLLLLETGLVLAGLLLGASAWKIHSALQQPLNITQEELLDVPNGTTPTGTLKRLEADGLIKDAFWLRIYWRFNLADQPLHSGEYRMVPGMTMEGLIAVWKRGEVVQYSVTLVEGWNFRQVRAALAKDEKLQQTLTDLSDSQVMDRLGHSGVFPEGRFFPDTYRFVRGTSDIDLLKKAYDRLEDVLAKEWAQRAADVPYTQPYQALIMASLVEKETGVPQERGQIAGVFVRRMHLGMLLQTDPTVIYGLGERYTGKLTRAHLKEDNPYNTYLNSGLPPTPIAMVGREAIHAALNPASGNSLYFVARGDGSHVFSDDLESHNAAVREFQLKRRADYRSSPAPATPDEQAPIPAASPDTAPEAVPQVPPQVPAPEPDASEPPSPQ is encoded by the coding sequence GTGAGACGTAAATTCTTGCTGCTGCTGGAGACCGGACTGGTTCTGGCAGGGCTGTTGTTGGGTGCTTCGGCCTGGAAGATCCATTCGGCGCTGCAACAGCCGCTGAACATCACCCAGGAAGAATTGCTGGACGTGCCCAACGGGACCACTCCGACCGGAACCCTCAAGCGCCTCGAAGCCGATGGCTTGATCAAGGACGCTTTCTGGCTGCGGATCTATTGGCGCTTCAATCTCGCCGACCAGCCACTGCATTCCGGTGAATATCGGATGGTGCCGGGCATGACCATGGAAGGCCTGATCGCCGTCTGGAAACGCGGCGAAGTGGTGCAGTACAGCGTGACGCTGGTGGAGGGCTGGAATTTCCGTCAGGTGCGTGCCGCGCTGGCCAAGGATGAAAAACTCCAACAGACCCTCACCGACCTGAGTGATAGCCAGGTCATGGACCGTCTGGGTCACTCCGGAGTATTTCCCGAAGGTCGGTTCTTTCCGGACACCTATCGCTTCGTGCGTGGCACCTCGGATATCGACCTGCTGAAAAAAGCCTACGACCGCTTGGAAGACGTGCTTGCCAAGGAGTGGGCACAGCGTGCCGCCGATGTGCCTTATACCCAGCCGTACCAGGCGCTGATCATGGCCTCCCTGGTGGAGAAGGAAACCGGCGTGCCCCAGGAACGCGGGCAGATTGCCGGCGTCTTTGTGCGGCGCATGCACCTGGGCATGCTGCTGCAAACCGACCCTACGGTGATCTACGGCCTGGGCGAGCGCTACACTGGCAAGCTCACCCGTGCCCATCTCAAAGAAGACAATCCGTACAACACCTATTTGAATTCGGGCCTGCCGCCAACGCCGATCGCAATGGTGGGACGCGAGGCGATTCATGCGGCATTGAACCCGGCGTCGGGCAATAGCCTTTACTTCGTCGCGCGCGGTGATGGCAGCCATGTGTTCTCCGATGACCTGGAGTCGCATAACGCCGCGGTGCGCGAATTCCAGCTCAAGCGCCGTGCCGACTACCGCTCCAGTCCGGCCCCGGCAACACCGGACGAACAGGCACCCATTCCCGCGGCATCACCCGACACGGCGCCCGAAGCTGTACCCCAGGTGCCGCCCCAAGTGCCTGCTCCCGAACCGGATGCCAGCGAGCCGCCGAGCCCGCAATGA